One window of Fusarium keratoplasticum isolate Fu6.1 chromosome 2, whole genome shotgun sequence genomic DNA carries:
- a CDS encoding MOSC domain-containing protein codes for MKVTQIWFYPIKGIRGIQLESAKLGPQGLEHDRRFMLCKVEESGELTKMQLSKFPECSLFAQEIVGDKIRVRYITPQEPLVPWRPEQDTVLDVPIDPKLDGLDRADVNLHQSLVVAYHMGPKYDAWFSACFGFSTALVFIGDGRRPVLGTFSPSAQRCPQSWPSWLASYVGGYGFSRTEEDWLAFSDCAPYLFATEQSLNNVSARLTECDVDMRAMRPNIVLDGEIEWDEDFWAQLSINGAHRIALTKNCNRCTSLNVDYDTGRTAKGERGTVLKKLMSDRRVDAGAKYSPVFGRYGFLVSKPGNNAIVSIGDHVEVTERMTERTVWDWSLTDPAIARYYRHAPDTKMSLPVLLSLWLTSAALLGLLPCWFLLS; via the exons ATGAAGGTCACACAG ATTTGGTTCTACCCCATCAAGGGCATCCGGGGAATCCAGCTGGAATCCGCCAAACTGGGGCCCCAGGGTCTTGAACACGATCGCCGCTTTATGCTATGCAAGGTCGAGGAGTCGGGCGAATTGACAAAAATGCAGCTGTCCAAATTCCCCGAGTGCAGTCTCTTTGCCCAGGAGATTGTCGGTGACAAGATCCGCGTCAGGTACATAACTCCTCAAGAACCGTTGGTTCCCTGGCGGCCCGAACAAGACACCGTTTTGGACGTTCCGATCGACCCAAAGTTAGACGGGCTGGACAGAGCCGACGTCAATCTTCATCAAAGCCTGGTCGTCGCATATCACATGGGTCCAAAGTACGATGCATGGTTCTCTGCGTGCTTCGGCTTCAGCACCGCCCTGGTCTTCATCGGTGATGGTCGACGCCCTGTCTTGGGAACTTTTTCTCCTAGTGCCCAGAGATGCCCCCAGTCATGGCCTTCGTGGCTAGCGAGCTATGTCGGGGGTTACGGGTTTTCTCGCACCGAGGAGGACTGGCTTGCCTTTTCGGATTGTGCCCCTTATCTCTTCGCTACGGAGCAGTCACTCAACAACGTTAGTGCCCGCCTGACCGAATGCGACGTGGACATGCGAGCCATGCGGCCCAACATTGTCCTGGACGGTGAGATCGAGTGGGATGAGGACTTCTGGGCGCAGTTGTCCATTAATGGCGCGCACAGAATCGCCCTGACCAAGAACTGCAACCGCTGTACTTCCCTCAACGTCGACTATGACACCGGCCGTACAGCGAAGGGAGAGCGTGGCACAgtgctcaagaagctcatgtCTGACCGGAGGGTTGACGCTGGTGCAAAGTACTCGCCCGTCTTCGGCAGATATGGCTTCCTCGTCAGCAAGCCTGGCAACAACGCCATCGTGTCCATCGGCGATCATGTCGAGGTTACGGAACGGATGACTGAGCGTACCGTCTGGGACTGGTCGCTGACAGATCCCGCAATCGCACGGTACTATCGCCATGCTCCCGATACCAAGATGAGCTTACCTGTCCTGCTCTCGCTTTGGTTAACCAGCGCGGCTTTGCTCGGTCTGCTTCCGTGCTGGTTTCTGCTCTCTTGA
- a CDS encoding N-acetyltransferase domain-containing protein codes for MATYTTMEGPHHIAIRELDLRTCHPSTMADRVGAVPVLKTSAAFFTFLRANLVLHSAMTSATNSPQLGPSVPFSSYVPPSPSPLAASGPFCGFDDDDDIEPLSLEVLDKPQDKIEGLRLVADSIAQMRQRASLNLVFHPLCLAGLSTALAAIYHLGGVSRLDPGLGMTISCGVIMSYLMGIRYLASGYISLAERLRWNWLRADDGEEDTLLAARLNDDIIGTLVLRLEPNPTSGHRRRRSLSLRGGKGVIRAWTTNLHYRGKGVGKDLLHEAVRVTKERCGKDAEIGFAQEHANSAMLLPGIFNAPFRRDEVRATKALDGVLADWDMFKRRR; via the exons atggccacctACACAACCATGGAGGGTCCTCACCATATTGCTATCCGAGAGCTTGACCTGAGGACCTGCCACCCTAGCACCATGGCAGACCGAGTCGGTGCTGTCCCCGTTCTCAAGACGAGTGCTG CTTTCTTCACATTCCTCCGCGCCAATCTCGTCCTTCACTCGGCCATGACCTCGGCGACCAACTCTCCACAGCTTGGTCCTTCAGTCCCATTCTCCTCCTATGTCCcgccatcgccctcgccgctGGCCGCCAGTGGTCCCTTCTGCGGcttcgatgacgacgatgacattGAACCACTGTccctcgaggttctcgacaAGCCTCAGGACAAGATCGAGGGTCTTCGCCTGGTGGCCGATTCCATCGCCCAGATGCGTCAGCGAGCCTCGTTGAACCTCGTCTTTCACCCACTATGCCTCGCTGGTCTGTCTACTGCCCTCGCTGCCATTTACCACCTCGGTGGCGTCTCTCGTCTCGACCCCGGCCTTGGTATGACTATCTCCTGCGGTGTCATCATGAGTTACCTCATGGGGATCCGATACCTAGCCAGTGGCTACATCTCCTTGGCTGAACGACTGCGCTGGAACTGGCTACGGGCCGAcgatggtgaggaggatACCCTGCTTGCTGCCCGCctcaacgacgacatcatcggAACGCTCGTCCTGCGTCTCGAACCGAACCCGACCTCTGGCCACAGACGCAGACGATCTCTCTCGCTCCGTGGTGGAAAGGGTGTCATCCGCGCGTGGACTACCAACCTCCACTACCGTGGAAAGGGTGTTGGCAAGGATCTCCTCCATGAGGCCGTTCGCGTGACCAAGGAGCGTTGCGGCAAGGACGCTGAGATAGGTTTCGCCCAGGAGCACGCCAACAGCGCCATGCTTCTCCCCGGTATCTTCAACGCGCCCTTCCGTAGAGACGAGGTGCGGGCCACCAAGGCTCTGGACGGAGTTCTGGCCGACTGGGACATGTTCAAGAGGAGAAGGTAA
- a CDS encoding MFS domain-containing protein yields the protein MASDPASRGGHQAPTSREAEKTPANVDDAQDVEGSGGEEVKAVSGLGARPECFKNTFQEVAFVFMATIAMATNTFLTGSTVIVTAAIGKDLGMTQSQISWIAAAATLTAGAFQLALGQLADFLGRKAVFLFGMGCFSGGCLIVAFAQNPFWMDILCGVLGLASAMVVPPAIGILGAAYNVPSQRKNWAFASFSAGNPLGFALGSIVCGIAARIFNWRAGFILLSIIWAVLGVASIWIVPSVEAFEPTPFKTRMRTALRQFDSVGTVLTVTGIGMFTAALTLGPDDGWKSAHIIAMLIVGFFLLVGFVVWESYWEHPLMPLHVWRDRNFSLLVLTAILGMMSFASSNFWLALFMQEVKAYDALNVAVHLLPQVIAGIIWNVVAASILHSINNTLIMAVGSFAYLGANLLLTFQKANTIYWAFIFPSLIMNVIGADFQFNVTNMYVMQSLPIHQQSLAGGIFNMLIRLGSTVAIGISTAVYSSVGEAQADGGDPVVPYRMAFFVSVGLAGLSCLFLPFMRIGTQGNTPADKVAAEEMTASMGLVNPNATATGETGDEKAEKGPVASGSVTEKE from the exons ATGGCCTCCGATCCGGCATCCAGGGGCGGCCATCAAGCCCCCACTTCCCGAGAGGCTGAAAAGACACCCGCCAACGTCGACGACGCTCAAGATGTTGAGGgaagtggaggagaagaggtcaaggccgtGTCGGGGCTGGGGGCGCGTCCCGAATGCTTCAAGAACACTTTTCAGGAGGTCGCATTCGTCTTCATGGCAACCATTGCCATGGCGACAAATACCTTTTTGACTGGTTCGACAGTTATTGTTACGGCGGCCATTGGCAAGGACCTTGGCATGACACAGAGCCAAATCTCGTggattgctgctgctgcaac GCTTACTGCTGGAGCATTCCAGCTTGCGCTGGGCCAGCTCGCTGACTTCTTGGGCCGCAAggccgtcttcctcttcggtATGGGCTGCTTCAGCGGAGGCTGTCTGATCGTTGCGTTTGCACAGAACCCCTTCTGGATGGACATACTGTGTGGCGTACTCGGCCTGGCTTCAGCTATGGTGGTGCCCCCAGCGATTGGCATTCTGGGAGCCGCCTACAACGTGCCCTCGCAGCGCAAGAACTGGGCCTTTGCAAGTTTCTCAGCTGGAAACCCCCTTGGATTTGCCCTAGGCAGTATAGTCTGTGGTATTGCAGCTCGCATCTTCAACTGGCGGGCCGGCTTCATCCTCTTGTCCATCATCTGGGCCGTCCTTGGAGTTGCATCCATCTGGATTGTTCCGAGCGTCGAGGCCTTTGAACCAACACCATTCAAGACACGCATGCGCACAGCTCTGAGGCAGTTCGATAGTGTTGGAACTGTCCTGACTGTTACAGGTATTGGCATGTTTACAGCTGCTCTGAC ccttggcccCGATGACGGCTGGAAGTCCGCGCACATTATCGCCATGCTTATCGTTGGATTCtttctcctcgtcggcttcgTGGTCTGGGAGAGCTACTGGGAGCACCCCCTCATGCCGCTCCATGTCTGGAGAGACCGTAACTTCTCGTTG CTTGTCTTGACGGCGATTCTCGGCATGATGTCGTTCGCTTCCTCCAACTTTTGGCTCGCTCTCTTTATGCAGGAAGTCAAGGCTTACGATGCCCTCAACGTCGCGGTGCACCTGCTGCCTCAGGTCATCGCGGGCATCATCTGGAACGTGGTGGCGGCCAGCATCCTCcacagcatcaacaacaccctcATTATGGCGGTGGGCTCCTTTGCCTACCTGGGCGCtaacctcctcctcaccttTCAGAAGGCGAATACGATATACTGGGCGTTTATCTTTCCATCTCTTATCATGAATGTCATTGGCGCCGACTTTCAGTTCAACGTGACCAAC ATGTATGTCATGCAGTCGCTTCCGATTCACCAGCAATCATTGGCCGGAGGAATCTTCAACATGCTTATTCGTCTGGGCTCGACGGTCGCCATTGGTATTTCGACGGCAGTGTACAGCTCGGTTGGGGAGGCGCAGGCCGATGGCGGCGATCCGGTTGTGCCCTATCGGATGGCTTTTTTCGTGTCGGTCGGACTCGCGGGACTGAGCTGCCTCTTCCTGCCATTCATGCGCATCGGGACTCAGGGCAACACACCTGCTGACAAGGtggcggccgaggagatgaCGGCGTCGATGGGCTTGGTCAATCCCAATGCTACAGCTACAGGTGAGACGGGAGATGAAAAGGCGGAGAAGGGACCGGTGGCCTCTGGCTCTGTAACGGAAAAGGAATAA
- a CDS encoding Histone H4 codes for MPPTAAIRGGPGLRTMNPLNPSVHRGIAHKPGMGRGPGGKTLPGTKRHRKVLTDSIHGVTKPAIRRLARRGGVKRISADIYDESRKVLKSFLTNVIRDCIIYVEYRNAKTVTISDVIHSLRRIGRPIYGFDPDTAENKAKRRDAHQPLRYR; via the exons ATGCCTCCCACCGCGGCGATTCGCGGGGGTCCTGGCTTGAGAACGATGAATCCTCTGAATCCTTCGGTGCACAGAGGTATCGCTCACAAGCCTGGAATGGGCCGGGGACCGGGCGGGAAGACCCTACCCGGGACGAAGAGACACCG AAAGGTCCTCACGGACAGCATACACGGAGTTA CCAAACCTGCCATCCG ACGACTTGCGCGCCGTGGCGGTGTGAAGCGCATCTCCGCAGACATCTATGATGAATCGAGGAAAGTTTTGAAAAGCTTCCTCACGAAC GTGATTCGCGATTGCATCATCTACGTCGAGTACAGGAACGCGAAAACTGTCACTATTAGTGAC GTTATTCACAGCCTGAGACGCATCGGCCGTCCGATTTATGGGTTCGACCCAGACACGGCGGAGAACAAGGCAAAGAGGCGCGACGCTCACCAACCTCTTCGATACCGCTAA
- a CDS encoding Survival factor 1, giving the protein MFNWAKQQLANVAGTQEPIYGPEAIKSVAVETEKTPFTEAKREDLKWQAMDSTSVETQTIYIFGENGYIALLQVIYSNVAGIRTTCQFNCKIFYPDRSKPILWCSTPLTNHDFSEDMASFYADDLAVELSEDGTFYTIKSMNDERAIVNLKLTRTSPGFQAGATGKTLYGTDLENPWGSMRHVFWPRCVAEGTITTDEGPIDFKGRGFYVYALQGMKPHHAASRWNFVNFQGPTYSAVMMEFTSTPSYGSTLVNVGGIAKDGEILIGGSKNTATHTQVKNDSENDWPEPSHAKYTWLGTDKDGKAVEASSEGPLEERVDRVDVMAEVPGFVKTIVAAAAGTKPYIYQYHPKLPLKLKIGDQEIVEEGTIFTEATFIS; this is encoded by the exons ATGTTCAACTGGGCCAAGCAGCA GCTGGCCAATGTCGCCGGTACCCAGGAGCCCATCTATGgccccgaggccatcaagtcGGTCGCCGTCGAGACCGAGAAGACGCCCTTCACCGAGGCTAAGCGTGAAGACCTGAAATGGCAGGCCATGGACTCGACGTCGGTCGAGACTCAGACCATCTACATCTTTGGCGAGAACGGCTACATCGCTCTTCTCCAGGTCATCTACAGCAATGTTGC CGGCATCCGCACAACCTGCCAGTTCAACTGCAAAATCTTTTACCCCGACCGCTCCAAGCCCATCCTCTGGTGCTCGACACCCCTCACCAACCATGACTTTAGCGAGGACATGGCGAGCTTCTACGCTGACGACCTCGCCGTCGAGCTGTCCGAGGATGGCACCTTTTACACCATCAAGAGCATGAACGACGAGCGGgccatcgtcaacctcaAGCTCACCCGCACCTCTCCCGGCTTCCAGGCCGGCGCCACCGGAAAGACTCTGTATGGCACTGACCTCGAGAACCCATGGGGCTCCATGCGACACGTCTTCTGGCCGCGGTGCGTGGCCGAGggcaccatcaccaccgacGAGGGCCCCATTGATTTCAAGGGCCGCGGCTTCTACGTCTACGCCCTCCAGGGCATGAAGCCTCACCACGCCGCCAGCCGGTGGAACTTTGTCAACTTCCAGGGCCCCACCTACTCggctgtcatgatggagttCACCAGCACGCCCTCTTACGGCTCCACGCTCGTCAACGTCGGCGGCATTGCCAAGGACGGCGAGATTCTCATTGGAGGCTCCAAGAACACGGCCACTCACACCCAGGTTAAGAACGACTCGGAGAATGACTGGCCGGAGCCGAGCCATGCCAAGTACACCTGGTTGGGCAcggacaaggacggcaaggccgtcgaggcgTCCTCCGAGGGACCTTTGGAAGAGCGCGTTGACCGCGTCGATGTCATGGCCGAGGTGCCTGGCTTCGTCAAGACGATTGTTGCAGCGGCTGCTGGAACCAAGCCCTACATCTATCAG TACCACCCGAAGCTTCCCTTGAAGCTCAAGATCGGCGACCAGgagatcgtcgaggagggcaCCATCTTTACCGAAGCAACCTTTATCTCGTAA
- a CDS encoding GATA-type domain-containing protein, with translation MEPTGMTTSSSMEDELPQTTTTQQDHDPNGAPPGLADIAAICAASEKLRTLCEPYPSLGMSPSAPHTAASPAAAPPAASPAVASPAVAPPTATSHAATSGGSGSNLPTCQNCSTSTTPLWRRDEFGSVLCNACGLFLKLHGRPRPISLKTDVIKSRNRVKTMRPDLANKKKQQQQLQQQQQQQQQQAQNFVSTDPNGVDITGQTAAAAAHAAQAARRTSQKSANGHDGSDSPISRTGTPSMYSHSLSSFMVEDPYQTGYVATGEGRATSPLNGDRKMEAPQTHEQLIAHNSSLKTRVSELEVIIELFRGRLSQLEQQEAVARSGQQVAGAEQTQLRSQLEATRESEAQLRAQLEDSHRRENSLKRRLDDLELELKAAQDAREALEERPAKKPRIAEVQIKDEVAAGIEAAAEALLAAEAVKPTEPTATEPAPAPAVEAPEAPVVSQAPEVTQPSETPEVPAATETVDAPVAPEATEATATAEAAETSESKEVTKVPEDIEIPDAPAASEASAPEASAPETTEGVEATEPAIAATA, from the exons ATGGAACCCACGGGCATGacgacctcgtcgtcaatgGAGGATGAGCTGCCACAGACGACAACAACTCAACAAGATCACGACCCCAACGGTGCACCACCAGGCCTCGCAGACATTGCAGCAATCTGCGCAGCTTCGGAGAAACTAAG AACATTGTGTGAGCCATATCCATCACTTGGGATGTCTCCTAGCGCACCGCACACTGCTGCATCGCCAGCTGCAGCACCACCAGCCGCATCACCAGCAGTCGCATCGCCCGCAGTCGCGCCGCCCACCGCCACATCGCATGCCGCGACGAGTGGGGGTTCCGGTAGTAACCTG CCAACCTGCCAAAACTGCAGCACTTCGACCACGCCGTTATGGCGCCGCGACGAATTTGGCTCCGTCTTGTGCAATGCCTGCGGTCTGTTCCTCAAGCTCCACGGCCGCCCTAGGCCAATCTCTCTAAAGACGGACGTTATCAAGAGCCGTAATCGCGTCAAGACGATGCGCCCGGACTTGGCgaataaaaaaaag caacaacaacagctacaacagcaacagcagcagcaacaacagcaagcCCAGAACTTCGTCTCCACTGATCCCAACGGTGTTGACATTACCGGACAAACTGCTGCCGCCGCGGCGCATGCTGCTCAGGCCGCCCGACGAACATCACAAAAGTCAGCCAATGGGCATGATGGATCCGACTCCCCGATCTCGCGCACCGGAACCCCCTCGATGTATTCGCATAGCCTCTCTTCCTTCATGGTCGAAGACCCATACCAGACTGGCTACGTCGCTACAGGGGAAGGTCGAGCTACATCCCCCCTAAATGGCGATCGCAAGATGGAGGCCCCACAGACCCATGAACAGCTTATCGCTCACaactcgagcttgaagacTCGAGTCAGTGAACTTGAGGTTATCATTGAGCTTTTCCGAGGTCGCCTGAGCCAGCTGGAGCAGCAAGAGGCCGTCGCGCGAAGTGGTCAACAAGTCGCAGGCGCAGAACAGACCCAGCTGCGTTCTCAACTGGAAGCCACTAGAGAAAGCGAAGCGCAATTGCGCGCGCAACTCGAGGACAGTCACAGAAGAGAAAACAGCTTGAAGCGACGACTGGATGACCTCGAACTTGAGCTTAAGGCAGCCCAAGATGCTAGAGAGGCTCTGGAAGAGCGCCCGGCCAAGAAACCCCGCATTGCCGAAGTACagatcaaggatgaggttgccGCGGGcattgaggctgctgctgaggcccTGCTGGCCGCCGAGGCGGTTAAGCCAACCGAGCCCACCGCCACGGAAcctgctcctgctccggCTGTCGAAGCTCCTGAAGCACCTGTGGTGTCCCAAGCACCCGAAGTAACTCAGCCTTCAGAAACCCCCGAGGTCCCTGCCGCGACTGAGACAGTAGATGCTCCTGTCGCGCCTGAAGCCACCGAAGCCACCGCAACTGCTGAAGCCGCTGAAACTTCGGAGAGCAAAGAAGTGACCAAGGTGCCGGAAGACATCGAGATTCCTGACGCGCCCGCCGCATCAGAGGCATCCGCGCCAGAGGCATCTGCCCCTGAGACCACCGAAGGAGTGGAAGCAACTGAGCCTGCAATCGCGGCAACAGCATGA